GTCTCAACCGCCCGGCGGCAGGTGGGGGCCACCACTCCCACCATCGGGAGATCGTTTTCCTCACGCAGCGTCTCAAGCGACGTGGTGCTGACGGTGCCGCAGGCGATCAGGACGGCTTTCAGGTCAAAGCTGCGCAAAAAGCGCACATCCTGCCGCGCGTACTTCAATATGGTTTCCCGGGACCGTCCGCCGTAGGGGACGCGGGAGGTATCTCCAAAGTAAATGAGCTGTTCGCCGGGCAGAATCCGCCGCAGGGAACGGACCGCGCTCAGCCCGCCCAGACCGGAATCAAATACGCCGATGGGTCGGTTATCCATAAGTCCCTCCAATGCCGGAAAAATAGAGATCGCGGTATGGCCGCGCAAAGCATCCTGACCGGCCGGGCTCCGCTTAAAAAAGGCGTTTGCAGCCTTATGAGGCCCTGCCGTTTCCTTTGTACCTTAAGTTCTATATTATACTATGTAGCTTTATCCCCGGCAAGTCAGATTTTAGGCTTTTTGCCCACTTTTTTATGTGGCATTTTCCATGGAACTTTGCTATAATCATGTAATCATCCAACGACTGTTTCAATGAGGAGGTGTCCCAATGGAGATCAAGCTGACCGAAAAGCAGTACCGCTATCTGCTGGATCTGGTCTACATCGGCAACTGGGTCATAAACTCCACCCGGGAAGACGACCGCATCCGGGAATATGACTCAGTGGAGAGCCTGATTTTCTCCTATTGCGCAGAGCACAGGATGTCAAAGCTCATCGAGCTCTACAACGGGGAGATCATCCCCTCCAAGGCCTTTGCCGAGGGCGGCATCCACGAAGCCATCGCCAACTATGAGGACAACACATTTTACGAAATCCTGGCAGAGGAACTGGCGCTGCGGGATATGGACGGCCAGCCTCTCACCCGTGAAAACTACAGCGAACTGGTGGAGCGAATGGACGAATACCTGGGCGAGTTTGAGGAAAACGGAACGGATCACATCTCCGTGGATATGTGAACGCATTACATACAAAGGAGAACATGAATATGGCTGAAAAGGCAAAGGTGTATTTTGCGGACTTCAGGGCCGCGGACTTCCATGAAAATCTCCAGCAGAAGCTGTACCGCCTGATGAAGGCCGCCGGCTGCGGGGACATCGACTTTGAGGGCAAATATGTGGCCATCAAGCTGCATTTCGGCGAGCCCGGCAACCTGGCGTTCCTCCGGCCCAACTGGGCCAAGACGGTGGCGGACTTTGTCCGGGACCAGGGCGGCAAGCCCTTTCTCACCGACTGCAACACCCTCTATGTGGGCGGCCGGAAAAACGCTCTGGACCACCTGGACTCCGCCTACTTAAACGGCTTCTCGCCTCTTTCCACCGGATGTCACTGCATCATCGCCGACGGACTCAAGGGAAATGACGAGGCATATGTACCCGTGGAGGGCGGCAAATACGTGAAGGAGGCCAAAATCGGCCGGGCCATCATGGACGCCGACATTCTCATCTCCCTCACCCACTTCAAGGGCCATGAAAACACCGGCTTTGGCGGCGTGCTGAAAAACATCGGCATGGGGAGCGGCTCCCGGGCCGGCAAAATGGAGCAGCACAACGCCGGCAAGCCCTCTGTGAACGGCGACAAGTGCGTGGGCTGCGGCACCTGTGAGGAGATCTGCGCCCACGGCGCGGCCGTGGTGGGTCCGGAGGGCAAGGCCTCCATCGACCAGGACAAATGCGTGGGCTGCGGCCGCTGTCTGACCCACTGCCCCATGGACGCGGTTTACGCCTCCAACGACGAGTCCAACGACATCCTCAACTGCAAGATCGCCGAGTATACCAAGGCAGTGGTGGACGGCCGACCCTGCTTCCACATCTCCCTGGTGATCGACGTGTCCCCGCTGTGCGACTGCTACTGGCTCAACGACGCCCCCATCGTGCAGGACGTGGGCATGTTCGCCTCCTTTGACCCCATTGCGCTGGACCAGGCCTGCGCCGACGCTGTCAACGCCCAGCCGCCTCTTCCCGGCTCCGCCTTAGACGGCGAAAACTTCCACGAGTGCGGCCATGATCATTTCCACTACATGCATCCCGACACCAACTGGGAGACCGCCCTGAGCCACGGCGAAGCCCTGGGGCTCGGCCAGCGGCAGTACGAGCTCATCAAAATCTGAACCTCATGGAAAGAGGGCGGAGCGCCGGCTCCGCCCTCTTTTTGCCGCCAGCAAAAGGCGGACTGCTCTCTCCGGTTTGGGTCAATCCCGCAGCCGGACCACTTCCCAGCGGTGGCCCCGGAACCGGAGCACAAAGGCCGCCATACGCACCACCCAGTCGATGAACATGGCGTACCAGATGCCAAGCACGCCGAACCCCCAGCTCCGGGCCATCACCACGCCGATGGCCACCCGGAAAATCCACATGGACAGAGACGAGGTAATCATGGTGAAGCGGGTGTCTCCCGCTGCCCGCAGGGCCTGGGGCAGGGTGAAAGCCAGGGGCCAGATCGCAATGCCCACCACGCCGTGCCAGATCAGGATGTTGGTGGCATAGGCCGAAGCCTCCGCCGACACAGCGTAGATCCGGATGATCAGCGGCAGCGCCGCAAGAATGGCAAGGTTCAAAAAGAGGCCGTAGATATAGTTCATCTTCAGAAGCCTCTTCGTGTAAAGCCGGGCCTGTTCGTAGCTGCCCGCCCCCACGCAGCGGGAGACCACCGTCACCATGGCAAGGCCCATGGCGTTGCCGGCGATGCATTGGAAGACGCCGATGGTATTTGCGATGGAGTTGGCGGTGATGGAGGCGGTGCCGAGGCCCGACACGGTGGACAGCAGCAAAATCTTACCAAGCTGGAACATGCTGCTCTCCACGCCGTTGGGCACGCCGAAGTGGAGGAAATTGCGGATCACCGGTCCGTCGTGGCTGCGTGGAATCCGCTTGAGGCGCAGCGCGGCGCCCGGACGGCGCAGCAGCATCAGGATCATTCCCGCCGCCACCACCCTGGAAACCAGCGTGGGAATGGCCACGCCCTCCACACCCCGGTGCAGCCCGAAGATCAGCAGGGCGTTGCCCGCCACGTTGATGCCGTTCATCACCAGCGACACCTGCATGGAGATGTTGGAGTTTCCCATCACCCGGAAAAGGGCAGCGCCGGCGTTATAGAGCGCCAGGAAGGGGATGGAGGCCTCCACGATCAGATAATAGGTGTTCGCGTAGGCGGCCACGTCCGCCTCCACCCGGCCGAACACCACGCCAAGGATAAACTGCTTGCCCACATAGATGAAAACCGTGACTAACAGGGAGATTTCCAGCATAAAAAGCAGCAGCTGTTCGCCGGAGTGACTGGCCTTATCCAGTTCCCTGCGGCCCATGTACTGTCCCGCCACCACCGCGCCGCCGGTGGCCAGGGCAGAAAAGGCATTGATCAAAAGCACATTCACCGTATCCACAAGGGAGACCGCCGAAATGGCGGCCTCTCCCACCCGGGCCACCATCAGCGAATCCGCCAGGCCCACCGTGATGGCCAGCAGCTGCTCAATAACCAGGGGAATAATCAGATGACGCAGGTCCGCCTTTGTAAAAAACACGTCTTCCTGACGCAGTGTCTGTTCCATTTCCGTTCTCCCTTTACCCGTTGAATTCCCTGGGGCTCATGTGAAATGTGCCCTGAAACGCCCGGAGGAATGTGGAATAATCCCGAAATCCCGCCTGCTCCGCCGCTTTCATCACCGGCACGCCGGAGCGGATCATCTCCCCGGCCCGCAGCAGCCGCTTCTGGCTCACATACTGGTGGAGCGTGTAGCCCGTGGTCTCCTTAAAGCGGTGCATCAGGTAGTAGCGGCTCATATAGAACCGGCCGGCAATGGCGTCCACGGACAAGTCCTCCTCCAGATGGGCGGCGATGTAGCGCAGGATTTCCCCCATCTTCGGGTCCCGGCGGTAGCTGTCCGTCACCTCCGCCGTCCTGTCCTTCCCCGCGTCCCGGTTGATGGCCACCAGCAGCTGGAGGAAATAGGTGCTTGCCAGCAGCTCATGGCCAAATTCCCGGTCCCGCAGCGCGCCCTCCAGTTCCGTCACCAGGCGCATATACTCCAGCCTCCGCTCCTTCCCTTCCCGCAGCAGGTGGAACCCCCGCTCCCGGGTGAGGTCAAAGCAGGCGGACAGGTTCTCCCCTCCATAGCTGTGCTCGGCCAGATAATCGGCGTTGAGCCAGATCACAATGCGCTCATAGGGCTCGTTGGGGTCAATGATGGGCACGTGGATCAGGTTGTGCTGTACCAGCAGAACATCCCAGGGCTTGAGGAAATAAGTCACGCCCTCCACCACATAGGTCACCTTGCCCCCCAACAGCAAAATGATCTTGTCGAACTCATGGTAGTGGTAATCCAACTTCTCCGCCCGGCTGTCCTTCAGGTGGAACAGCCGGAACTTCTCATTGAGATAGCCCCGCTTTCCCACCTCGCTGCGGTCCAGCATTGCCGTTCCTCCCCTCGTCCATCTCTTTGACGCAGGCGGATTGTCTTCCCTGCAATCGTTTCTCTCAATTCATCATATCGCACTTTTTGCAGGATTACAATCAGACTTTTATCTAATTTTTACAAAAATACAGGGGGGTATTTAGTAAAAATGGGTTCAGGATTCATGGATTGTATTGCGTGTGCGCATCTGCTATACTGAGTAAGGATGAAATTCGACAAGGAGCGTGAGTGCATGAGCCATGCCGACCAGATATTCCTGGCCAACTGCCGGGAAATTTTGCAAAGCGGCGTCCGGGACACGGACCAGCAGGTGCGTCCCAAGTGGGAGGATGGCACGCCGGCCCACACCATCAAGAAATTCGGCATTGTCAACCGCTATGACCTGCGCCGGGAGTTCCCCATTCTCACGCTGCGGAGAACCTATTGGAAAACCGCCGTGGACGAGCTCTTGTGGATTTGGCAGAAAAAGTCCAATAACATCCATGACCTGAACGCCCACATCTGGGACGCCTGGGCCGACGAGACCGGTTCCATCGGCAAGGCTTACGGCTATCAGCTTGGCGTCCGCCACCGCTATCCGGAGGGGGAATTTGACCAGGTGGACCGGGTGCTCTACGACCTCAGGCACAATCCCGCCTCCCGCCGGATCATGACCAATCTCTACACCTTTGCCGACCTCCATGAGATGAACCTCTACCCCTGTGCCTACTCCATGACCTTCAATGTCTCCGGGCGCATCCTCAACGGCATTTTGAACCAGCGCTCCCAGGACATGCTTGCCGCTAACAACTGGAATGTCGTGCAGTACGCCGTGCTGATGCATATGATGGCCCAGGTCTCTGGCCTTGAGGCCGGCGAACTGGTCCACGTTATCGCCGACGCCCATATCTACGACCGTCATGTGCCCATCATCCGGCGCATGTTGGACGCGTCCCCCGCCCCCGCTCCCGTCTTTCATATAGACCCGTCCGTCACGGACTTTTACGCCTTTACCAGGGACAGCTTTTCCCTGGAGGGTTATACGCCTTCTCCCTTTGAGGAGAAAATTCCCATTGCGGTATAAGCATCTTTTATGCCGTGGGAAAAATTCATACTGCCCCGGTATGTCAAAGGAGAGTCTCTATGAACGCAATTGTTGCAGTTGCCCAGAACTGGGCCATCGGCAGAGACGGCAAACTGCTGTTCCGCCTGAGCGAAGACCTGAAGCACTTCCGCCGACTGACAGAGGGCGGCACCGTCATCATGGGCCGCAAAACGCTGGAGTCCCTGCCAAAGGGGCAGCCTCTGGCCAACCGGGACAACATCATCCTCTCCGCCCAGCCCGGCATCAAGGTGCCGGGCGCCACGGTGGTGCATTCCTTTGACCAGGCGCTGGCCATGGTGCAGGGCCGGGACAGGGTGTTTGTCATCGGCGGCGGATCCATCTACGCCAAGCTCCTGCCCTACTGCCAGCGGGCCTACGTCACCATGGTGGACGCCAGGGCCGACGCCGACACCTATTTCCCCAATCTGGACCGCCATCCCGACTGGGAGCTTTTCAGCGCCAGCGAGCTCGTGGCCGACAACGGCTACACCTTCCGTTACCTTGAATATACCCGGAAGGCGGGATAGCGCGCCCTTGATCCAAACCGCCAAAAGAGCGTGCAGCACTTTGCTGCACGCTCTTTTTCAATCTTGGAACGGCTCTCAATTCCTGTCCCCCCAGTTGATCTCATCCTCCACCGAGGCGCGGGGCAGCTCCATCCCCTCCTCCCAGAGGAGGACGGCGTCCTCGCCCCGTCCGTACCAGGCCCTGGTGATCTCCGTATCATAGCCCCGGTCACGGGCGTATCCATTCATGACCGGCAGGTCCAGTATCAAATCTGAGTCCCCCGTCTGGCCCGGCAGCGTCCTTTTTTCCGTGTAGAGCGCACGCTTGGGCACAAAGTACGCGTTGCCCTCCTCGTCAAACTCGAACCTGATCTCCCGGATCGCCTTGTCGTCGTTGACGCTCATGTGGTACACCACCCGCCCGTCGGAGAGCTGCCGCACGTTGGTGATCGAAATGTTCTTCGGGTCCACCGGGAACCAGAACCCCTGCGTCGCCGCCAGAAAAGCCCCGACTATCACCGCGCACACCGCAGCCGCGATGGCCGCCCCCCGCAGCTTTGCCTTCCACTTGCCCCGCTCCCACTCTCTTGAGAGCCTTTTCAGCGCCGACGCCTCTTTATCCGCCGCACGGAGCTCCTCCTCCGGCAGGGGGGCGCGGAGCTCCTCCATCTCCCTCCGGCAGCCGGCGCACTCTTTGAGATGTGCTTCCACCTCCGCCCGGCTCTCCGCCGAGCAGACATTATCGCAGTACAGCGGCAGCAGGTCGCGAACAATTTCACACTTCATGTAAGCCTCTCCTTTAATTTCCGCCGCGCCCGGAAATAGGTCACACGGGCCCAGCTCTCTGTTTTTCCGAACAGCTCGCCGATCTGGGCAAAGGGCAGTTCGCCGAAGGTCCGCAGGGAGAACACCTCCTTGTAGGGCTCCTCCAGATCGTGGAGCAGGCGGTGGAGCCTGCGGGCCGCGTCACGGTCGCAAAACGATTCCTCGATGCCCTCGTCCCCCTCCTCCATCTCCGCCTGACGGAACCGTTTTTGCTCCCGGCAGGCACGGAAATAGAGGTTTCTTGCGATCTGGCACAGCCACACCCGCAGCTGGCACTCCCCGCGAAAGCCGTCGATGGCGGTGAGAGAGCGGAAAAAGGTCTCCTGGGTGATCTCCTCCGCTGCTGCCTCGTCCCTGGTCAGGGCCAGGGCATAGCGGTACACATCGGCAAAATACAGCCGGTAGACTTCTTCAAAATCCGGTATCTTCCCCACCCCTTTCCTACATAAGAGTATCCAACGCACCAAATGTTACAAAATAGTTTTGCCAACTGCTTTCGGCTATTATATAATATCTGAAACCGCAGCTCCAGCCTATGAGCTGAATTTTACAGGAGAAAGGAGCCCTTCCCCATGGCCGACCTGAACACAGATGTGCGCTATATCAAGG
This window of the Dysosmobacter acutus genome carries:
- a CDS encoding DUF362 domain-containing protein, which encodes MAEKAKVYFADFRAADFHENLQQKLYRLMKAAGCGDIDFEGKYVAIKLHFGEPGNLAFLRPNWAKTVADFVRDQGGKPFLTDCNTLYVGGRKNALDHLDSAYLNGFSPLSTGCHCIIADGLKGNDEAYVPVEGGKYVKEAKIGRAIMDADILISLTHFKGHENTGFGGVLKNIGMGSGSRAGKMEQHNAGKPSVNGDKCVGCGTCEEICAHGAAVVGPEGKASIDQDKCVGCGRCLTHCPMDAVYASNDESNDILNCKIAEYTKAVVDGRPCFHISLVIDVSPLCDCYWLNDAPIVQDVGMFASFDPIALDQACADAVNAQPPLPGSALDGENFHECGHDHFHYMHPDTNWETALSHGEALGLGQRQYELIKI
- a CDS encoding MATE family efflux transporter: MEQTLRQEDVFFTKADLRHLIIPLVIEQLLAITVGLADSLMVARVGEAAISAVSLVDTVNVLLINAFSALATGGAVVAGQYMGRRELDKASHSGEQLLLFMLEISLLVTVFIYVGKQFILGVVFGRVEADVAAYANTYYLIVEASIPFLALYNAGAALFRVMGNSNISMQVSLVMNGINVAGNALLIFGLHRGVEGVAIPTLVSRVVAAGMILMLLRRPGAALRLKRIPRSHDGPVIRNFLHFGVPNGVESSMFQLGKILLLSTVSGLGTASITANSIANTIGVFQCIAGNAMGLAMVTVVSRCVGAGSYEQARLYTKRLLKMNYIYGLFLNLAILAALPLIIRIYAVSAEASAYATNILIWHGVVGIAIWPLAFTLPQALRAAGDTRFTMITSSLSMWIFRVAIGVVMARSWGFGVLGIWYAMFIDWVVRMAAFVLRFRGHRWEVVRLRD
- a CDS encoding AraC family transcriptional regulator is translated as MLDRSEVGKRGYLNEKFRLFHLKDSRAEKLDYHYHEFDKIILLLGGKVTYVVEGVTYFLKPWDVLLVQHNLIHVPIIDPNEPYERIVIWLNADYLAEHSYGGENLSACFDLTRERGFHLLREGKERRLEYMRLVTELEGALRDREFGHELLASTYFLQLLVAINRDAGKDRTAEVTDSYRRDPKMGEILRYIAAHLEEDLSVDAIAGRFYMSRYYLMHRFKETTGYTLHQYVSQKRLLRAGEMIRSGVPVMKAAEQAGFRDYSTFLRAFQGTFHMSPREFNG
- the thyA gene encoding thymidylate synthase, producing the protein MSHADQIFLANCREILQSGVRDTDQQVRPKWEDGTPAHTIKKFGIVNRYDLRREFPILTLRRTYWKTAVDELLWIWQKKSNNIHDLNAHIWDAWADETGSIGKAYGYQLGVRHRYPEGEFDQVDRVLYDLRHNPASRRIMTNLYTFADLHEMNLYPCAYSMTFNVSGRILNGILNQRSQDMLAANNWNVVQYAVLMHMMAQVSGLEAGELVHVIADAHIYDRHVPIIRRMLDASPAPAPVFHIDPSVTDFYAFTRDSFSLEGYTPSPFEEKIPIAV
- a CDS encoding dihydrofolate reductase, coding for MNAIVAVAQNWAIGRDGKLLFRLSEDLKHFRRLTEGGTVIMGRKTLESLPKGQPLANRDNIILSAQPGIKVPGATVVHSFDQALAMVQGRDRVFVIGGGSIYAKLLPYCQRAYVTMVDARADADTYFPNLDRHPDWELFSASELVADNGYTFRYLEYTRKAG
- a CDS encoding zf-HC2 domain-containing protein; the protein is MKCEIVRDLLPLYCDNVCSAESRAEVEAHLKECAGCRREMEELRAPLPEEELRAADKEASALKRLSREWERGKWKAKLRGAAIAAAVCAVIVGAFLAATQGFWFPVDPKNISITNVRQLSDGRVVYHMSVNDDKAIREIRFEFDEEGNAYFVPKRALYTEKRTLPGQTGDSDLILDLPVMNGYARDRGYDTEITRAWYGRGEDAVLLWEEGMELPRASVEDEINWGDRN
- a CDS encoding RNA polymerase sigma factor, whose protein sequence is MPDFEEVYRLYFADVYRYALALTRDEAAAEEITQETFFRSLTAIDGFRGECQLRVWLCQIARNLYFRACREQKRFRQAEMEEGDEGIEESFCDRDAARRLHRLLHDLEEPYKEVFSLRTFGELPFAQIGELFGKTESWARVTYFRARRKLKERLT